A single Bacillota bacterium DNA region contains:
- a CDS encoding LacI family transcriptional regulator → MTINDVAAKAGVSKRTVTRVLSGSTQVAPATRKRVLDVMKELNYVPNPLAQRLAKGRTNVVAVFCYDTSRLFERQTFFEPIIHGIGEALGQYGYHVLLLTGGQGEKQRYLYSEGVNTAQLADGVIVLAERTEETDLLRLLDEEFPFVVVGGGEVSGREFPRVSLDYVRGTEQLVRHLWECGHRYIGLWCADLERGWNKERCEGYCRAMGALHAVTDSYVCATMEVSRALDHFLTLERPPTAIIAGDDLMAMSLIREARQRGIEVPRELSVCGMGDWLPSAQFDPPLTTCDFRLEELGREAAILLVERLQREKADPKRVVLPCRLVIRDSVATK, encoded by the coding sequence GTGACCATAAATGATGTTGCCGCAAAGGCTGGCGTTTCCAAACGCACCGTTACCCGGGTACTCAGTGGTTCTACCCAGGTGGCACCGGCCACGAGAAAGCGTGTCCTGGATGTGATGAAGGAGCTCAACTATGTGCCGAATCCTCTTGCCCAACGCCTGGCAAAGGGTCGCACCAATGTTGTGGCGGTCTTTTGCTATGACACCAGTCGGCTATTTGAACGGCAAACCTTTTTTGAGCCGATCATCCATGGTATCGGTGAAGCCTTGGGGCAATACGGATACCATGTACTGCTGTTGACCGGCGGACAAGGGGAGAAGCAGCGTTATCTCTACTCCGAAGGGGTCAATACGGCACAATTGGCCGATGGTGTGATTGTTCTCGCCGAAAGGACTGAAGAGACGGATCTGTTGCGTCTACTGGATGAGGAGTTTCCCTTTGTCGTTGTGGGGGGCGGGGAGGTTTCAGGCAGAGAATTCCCTCGGGTGTCTCTAGATTACGTTCGGGGTACTGAGCAGCTGGTGCGGCACCTTTGGGAGTGTGGCCATCGGTATATCGGTTTGTGGTGTGCTGATCTGGAGCGGGGATGGAACAAAGAACGATGTGAAGGCTATTGCCGGGCGATGGGAGCATTGCACGCGGTGACGGACTCCTATGTTTGCGCTACGATGGAGGTCTCTCGAGCCCTTGATCATTTTCTCACCTTAGAACGACCTCCCACTGCCATCATTGCTGGAGATGACTTGATGGCGATGAGCCTGATTCGCGAGGCCCGGCAGCGGGGTATCGAAGTCCCAAGGGAGCTTTCGGTCTGCGGCATGGGAGACTGGCTACCTTCGGCCCAGTTTGATCCACCATTGACCACCTGTGATTTTCGCCTAGAGGAACTAGGTAGGGAAGCCGCCATCTTATTGGTCGAACGGTTGCAAAGGGAGAAGGCGGACCCCAAACGGGTGGTTCTGCCCTGCCGTCTGGTGATTCGAGACTCAGTGGCCACTAAGTGA
- a CDS encoding aldo/keto reductase translates to MPAVGLGTFGSDRYSAEEIGEAVLDAISVGYRHIDCAAVYGNQHEIGVALQKVFAEGTIKREDLWITSKLWNDKHAEEDVIPACQQTLEELQLDYLDLYLIHWPFPNYHPPGADPDFRDPSAKPYIHENYMKTWRQLERLVEMGLVRHIGTSNMTIPKLKLVLKDARIKPAVNQMELHPHFQQPELFRFCLDNGIIPVGFCPLGSPGRPERDRTPEDTSPLEDPVILKIAERLNVHPALVCIKWAVQRGQVPIPFSVKREQYLSNLQCTTTEPLTDEDMATIASIDRNCRLIKGQVFLWEGARSWEDLWDPDGVIPS, encoded by the coding sequence ATGCCGGCCGTTGGTTTGGGGACCTTTGGTTCTGACCGGTACTCCGCAGAAGAAATCGGGGAAGCAGTGTTGGACGCAATATCGGTTGGCTACCGTCATATCGATTGCGCCGCCGTCTACGGCAACCAGCACGAAATTGGGGTGGCCCTGCAAAAGGTCTTCGCCGAAGGCACCATCAAACGCGAGGATCTTTGGATCACTTCCAAGCTGTGGAATGACAAACATGCGGAAGAAGATGTCATCCCCGCTTGCCAACAAACCCTGGAGGAGCTACAGCTGGATTACCTTGATCTGTACCTGATTCACTGGCCGTTTCCCAACTACCATCCGCCCGGGGCCGATCCAGACTTCCGCGATCCCAGTGCCAAACCATACATCCACGAAAACTACATGAAGACCTGGCGTCAGTTGGAAAGACTTGTGGAAATGGGCCTGGTCAGACACATCGGTACTTCCAACATGACTATTCCTAAGCTGAAGCTGGTGCTCAAGGACGCCAGGATCAAACCAGCGGTGAACCAGATGGAACTGCACCCCCATTTCCAGCAGCCTGAACTTTTCCGATTTTGCCTGGACAACGGGATTATACCTGTAGGCTTCTGTCCCCTCGGTTCCCCGGGACGTCCTGAACGGGACCGCACTCCAGAGGATACCTCCCCCCTCGAGGACCCGGTTATCCTAAAGATTGCAGAGAGGTTAAATGTACACCCGGCCCTTGTTTGTATCAAATGGGCGGTACAGAGGGGACAGGTACCCATTCCCTTCTCGGTAAAACGGGAACAATACCTTAGCAATTTGCAGTGCACCACCACTGAGCCTTTGACCGACGAGGATATGGCCACCATCGCCTCCATCGACAGAAACTGTCGGCTGATCAAAGGCCAAGTCTTCCTGTGGGAAGGGGCCCGGTCCTGGGAGGATCTCTGGGATCCCGATGGAGTAATTCCGAGCTAG
- a CDS encoding alpha-mannosidase, giving the protein MFSPHDITKIEKRCGWLRHWFYEPVQDLTVTMATTREHIRHLAVDHLQFGPISPGTSWGQEWDSAWFKTEYEITTPPHEKLFLQVNTGGESIVYIDGKAAGAIDRQHFEIPLTQRELVVGKHRILIESYGGHHIPSRDPAPRQLPKGQWQAPVYKHCRLVRRNEVAWHLYFDLRTLLEIALELPEDSLRRARILDTLSTVVDNIAWDTHDQSLQQTHCAAARKALAPLLALKNAPTTPTLHLVGHAHIDIAYLWPLSETIRKCGRTFATQLRIMEEYPEYIFLQSQAQAYAYVEKYYPEIFSRIKKAVQKSHWEVNGGMWVEPDTNIPSTESLIRQFLVGEQYFQQKLGVRSDTLWLPDVFGYSGNLPQIIKGCGIDYFVTSKIGWNATNRFPYDLFRWEGIDGTVVLAHYIKLTYNGQINPRALWTHWREFQPKELTDTVVHAVGFGDGGGGMTMENMEFARRLQDLEGAPKARFGTISDLMTRLADNQEAYPLWRGELYLELHRGTLTSQAWTKRNNRKLEFLLRETEILASAAYLLTGQYPSHELTELWKQVLTNQFHDILPGSSIEQVYTDCHRIYGEVANKALALRDQAMESLLDGMGKKSAEKPQLVLLNTLNWDRRDPLTLPVGTLDEDRYRIGDCTVKPALLPADGPVHITDEKGNPIPSQWSKERLVFIPEVKGMALRTYYLEPGHCPLPPEDPVVVTLQGQVACLENQLIRVEVDTNGQLLSVYDKEAQREVLPPGQRGNVVLMAEDLPLNYDAWEIEKYYRQAIEEVRGGTMTVIEEGPVQGRIRITRTFGEGSTWTQDIVLNTGSKRLDFETKVDWQEVHRLLKVAFPVDVNSREVNYEIQNGYITRPSHENTSWDQARFEVCGHKWCDISEPGYGAALLNDCKYGHDAVGNVLRLTLLKAATGPDATADRGIHVFTYAFLPHQGSLQAGEVSRYAHELNIPYGVELRKNDQPQMTDYQLLKLEGGQLFLHALKKAENSLALVVRFGELVGQRGKVALTFPKEAKTIAVTNHLEENPVLIATKTQRVELEIGPFEIKTLLVEI; this is encoded by the coding sequence ATGTTCTCACCACACGACATAACGAAAATAGAAAAGCGCTGCGGTTGGCTGCGACACTGGTTTTACGAACCGGTGCAGGATCTAACAGTGACTATGGCCACCACCCGAGAACACATTCGTCACCTGGCGGTGGACCATCTACAATTTGGGCCCATCAGTCCCGGTACTTCCTGGGGGCAAGAGTGGGACAGTGCTTGGTTTAAAACCGAATACGAGATTACTACACCCCCTCACGAAAAGCTCTTCTTGCAAGTGAATACTGGCGGCGAATCCATCGTCTACATCGATGGCAAGGCAGCCGGTGCCATCGATCGCCAGCATTTCGAGATCCCCCTGACCCAAAGGGAACTGGTGGTGGGCAAGCACCGGATCCTGATCGAATCCTACGGGGGACACCATATCCCCAGCCGGGACCCGGCCCCCAGGCAGCTACCAAAGGGACAATGGCAAGCACCGGTGTACAAACACTGTCGCCTGGTCCGGCGCAACGAAGTGGCTTGGCATCTGTACTTTGATCTTAGAACCCTCCTGGAGATCGCCCTCGAATTACCCGAAGACAGCCTCCGCCGGGCCCGGATTCTGGACACCCTATCTACGGTAGTGGACAACATTGCCTGGGACACCCACGACCAGAGCTTACAACAGACCCACTGTGCCGCGGCCCGAAAGGCCCTAGCGCCCTTGCTGGCTCTGAAAAACGCACCTACCACCCCCACCTTACATCTGGTGGGTCATGCCCATATTGACATTGCTTACCTTTGGCCGCTGAGCGAAACCATCCGCAAATGCGGCCGAACCTTCGCCACCCAACTGCGGATCATGGAAGAATACCCGGAATACATCTTCCTGCAAAGCCAGGCCCAAGCTTACGCGTACGTGGAAAAGTACTATCCGGAGATATTCAGCCGCATCAAGAAGGCCGTCCAGAAGAGCCACTGGGAAGTCAATGGGGGCATGTGGGTGGAACCGGACACCAATATACCCAGCACCGAATCCCTTATCCGCCAGTTTTTGGTGGGTGAACAGTATTTCCAACAAAAACTAGGCGTGCGCTCCGACACCCTCTGGCTACCCGATGTGTTTGGCTACAGTGGAAACCTACCTCAAATCATTAAAGGGTGCGGCATCGACTATTTCGTCACTTCTAAAATCGGCTGGAACGCCACCAACCGTTTCCCCTACGACCTTTTCCGTTGGGAAGGCATCGATGGAACGGTGGTGCTCGCGCACTATATCAAGCTGACCTATAACGGTCAAATCAACCCCCGCGCCCTTTGGACCCATTGGCGGGAATTCCAACCAAAGGAACTGACCGACACAGTGGTCCACGCGGTGGGTTTCGGGGACGGTGGGGGCGGAATGACCATGGAGAACATGGAATTCGCCCGACGATTGCAAGACCTGGAGGGTGCACCCAAGGCCCGGTTCGGCACAATCTCGGACCTGATGACAAGACTGGCAGACAACCAAGAGGCTTATCCCCTCTGGCGGGGTGAGCTATACCTGGAACTGCACCGCGGGACCCTCACTAGCCAGGCCTGGACCAAGCGCAACAACCGAAAGCTTGAGTTCCTATTGCGGGAAACGGAAATCCTGGCCAGCGCCGCCTACCTCCTGACAGGCCAGTATCCCAGCCATGAGCTGACAGAACTGTGGAAACAGGTGCTCACCAATCAGTTCCATGACATCCTCCCCGGTTCTTCCATTGAGCAGGTCTACACCGATTGCCACAGGATCTATGGAGAGGTGGCAAACAAAGCCCTTGCACTGCGGGACCAAGCCATGGAAAGTCTTCTAGACGGAATGGGAAAGAAATCGGCCGAAAAGCCACAACTAGTATTGCTGAACACCCTGAACTGGGACAGAAGGGATCCCCTCACCCTCCCCGTGGGTACATTGGATGAAGATCGCTACCGAATCGGTGACTGCACTGTAAAACCAGCGCTACTCCCGGCCGATGGACCGGTCCACATCACCGACGAGAAAGGTAATCCCATCCCAAGTCAGTGGAGCAAGGAGCGGCTGGTCTTTATCCCCGAGGTAAAGGGGATGGCTTTACGCACCTACTACCTCGAACCGGGCCATTGTCCTCTCCCACCTGAGGATCCCGTAGTTGTGACACTACAGGGGCAAGTGGCGTGCCTGGAAAACCAGCTGATCCGGGTGGAAGTAGATACTAACGGTCAACTTCTTTCGGTCTATGATAAAGAAGCCCAGCGGGAAGTCTTGCCACCGGGCCAACGAGGAAACGTGGTGCTCATGGCCGAAGACCTCCCCTTGAACTATGATGCTTGGGAGATCGAAAAGTATTACCGGCAAGCTATCGAGGAAGTACGGGGAGGTACTATGACGGTGATCGAGGAGGGTCCAGTCCAGGGACGGATTCGGATTACCCGCACCTTCGGGGAAGGTTCCACCTGGACCCAAGACATTGTGTTAAACACAGGAAGCAAGCGTCTCGACTTCGAAACCAAGGTGGACTGGCAGGAAGTGCACCGTCTCCTGAAGGTGGCCTTTCCGGTGGACGTCAATAGCCGAGAGGTCAATTACGAAATCCAAAATGGGTATATCACCCGACCCAGTCACGAGAACACCTCCTGGGATCAAGCCCGTTTCGAAGTCTGCGGTCACAAGTGGTGCGACATCTCCGAACCAGGGTATGGTGCCGCCCTTCTCAATGATTGCAAGTACGGCCACGATGCCGTCGGTAACGTACTACGTCTGACCCTGTTAAAGGCGGCCACCGGTCCCGATGCCACCGCGGATCGGGGAATACACGTTTTCACCTACGCCTTCCTGCCCCACCAGGGCAGCCTCCAAGCGGGAGAAGTAAGCCGGTATGCCCATGAACTGAACATACCCTATGGGGTCGAACTACGAAAGAACGACCAGCCTCAAA